CGACGTGCTCTTCATCGACGAGATCCATCGCCTCAACCCGGCTGTCGAGGAAATTCTCTATCCGGCCATGGAAGATTTCCAGCTCGACCTGATCATCGGAGAAGGCCCCGCCGCCCGCTCGGTGAAAATCGATCTGTCGAAATTCACCCTGGTGGCGGCGACCACCCGCCTCGGCCTGCTGACGACGCCGCTGCGCGACCGTTTCGGCATCCCGGTGCGCCTGAGCTTCTATACCGTCGAGGAGCTGGAATTGATCGTGCGCCGCGGCGCGCGGCTGATGAACCTGCCGATAACCGAAGAGGGCGCCCGCGAAATAGCAAGACGCGCCCGCGGCACGCCGCGCATCGCCGGCCGGCTGCTACGGCGCGTGCGCGACTTCGCCGAGGTGGCAAGGGCAGAGGCGGTGACGCGTGAGATCGCAGACGAGGCGCTGACCCGCTTGCTGGTCGACAATGTCGGCTTCGACCAGCTCGACAAACGTTACCTCAACATGATCGCCGTCAATTTCGGCGGCGGCCCGGTCGGCATCGAAACCATCGCCGCCGGCCTTTCCGAGCCGCGTGACGCGATCGAGGACATCATCGAGCC
This Rhizobium acidisoli DNA region includes the following protein-coding sequences:
- the ruvB gene encoding Holliday junction branch migration DNA helicase RuvB; this translates as MSEPARLISPEKRGEDLDITLRPQSLDEFTGQAEARANLKVFIEAAKNRGEALDHVLFVGPPGLGKTTLAQIMAKELGVNFRSTSGPVIAKAGDLAALLTNLEERDVLFIDEIHRLNPAVEEILYPAMEDFQLDLIIGEGPAARSVKIDLSKFTLVAATTRLGLLTTPLRDRFGIPVRLSFYTVEELELIVRRGARLMNLPITEEGAREIARRARGTPRIAGRLLRRVRDFAEVARAEAVTREIADEALTRLLVDNVGFDQLDKRYLNMIAVNFGGGPVGIETIAAGLSEPRDAIEDIIEPYMIQQGFIQRTPRGRVLTAIAWKHLGMQPPKEMEAAQFRLFQEDN